CCCGCAGCGCTTCCTGAAAACAGGCCGCGGCCCGATTATAATCCCTCTGGCGCTCGTAAACCAGTCCCAGATTGTTCAGCGACTCGGCGGCCTCCATGCTGTCCGCTCCGGCCCCTGAAATCCTCATCGCCAACGCCTGGCGGGCATGGGACAGGGCCAGGTCCACCTCGCCGGTCCGCAGATAAGCGACGCCCAGGTTGTTGTGAATTTCGGCGGTGTCCAGTCCTTCAGCCGCGAAGCTTTCCGTCTGAATCTGTAAGGCCGTCCGCAGGCAGGTGATGGCTTCCTGATAAGCCCCTGTTTCCAGCAGCGCCGCGCCGAGGCTGTTGTTGATCTGGGCGATTGCCGGGGAACCCTTTTTCAACCGGCGGCCGGCCAGGTCCAGACTTTTGCGAAACCATGGGATGGCCTGGGGGTAATCACCGGAGCGTTCCAGCGCCAGGCCGAGGTTATGACAGGCCCGGGAATTTCCCGGCGCTTTTTTGACACCGTCCTGCCAGAGAGCGATAGGGGTCAGCCACACGCCATTCCGCTGCCAGGCCCACAGGCCGCAGAGGCAGATCGCCGCCGTCAGGACAAAAGCGCCGGCTCTGGCGGGCCGGAGATGACCGGCTGCCGACGCGACAACGGCCATGACCGGAAAGACCGACGGCAGGTAGGTGCGGTGCTCGAAGATGAGGGGCAGGCCGATGAATGAGGACTCGATGGCCAGGTTGCCCAGAAACCAGAAAATGGCGAACGACGGCAGCGGGTGTTCACGGGCCGCGGCTATTGCCAGGACGATCAGTCCGGCCAGGGCCGTCAGGGCCGCTATCGTGGGGAACGGGTCCGTCAGCGACAGGGACAGGGGAAAGTCGTAATCCACGGTCAGTCGGTCCGGATGGGGGTAGAACAGCAATGACACAAAGTAGATGACCACCCGCGGCTGGGTCAGCAGCCGCTGGCCGGGGGTAAACGGTTTGTCCCGGTACGTCTCGGCTATCCGTTCCAGGGGGTGGCCGCCCAGGCAGACGACGGCAAGCAATCCGCATAGAATCGGGATCACTATCAGCCAGGGAAACCGTTTTTTCAACCAGGCGGCCTCCCGATTCTGGAAGAAATACCATTCATACAGAAAGAGGAATATCGGCAGGGTGACGATCGTTTCCCTGGCGGTCAGACCGACCAACCCGCACAGGGCGCATCCGGAAAACAGCAGGACCCTTTTCCCCTTGCCGGAGGTTTCATTCTGCCTGATCCGTCCCTGAATATAGCAGATCAGTGCCAGCAGGTAGAACATCGTGGCCAGCAGGTTCATGCGTTTGACGATATAGGTGACGGATTGAATGTGCGGCGGCAGCGCCAGCCAGAGGAGGCAGGCCAGAAGCGGTGTCGATTGTGTGCGCTGATGCATTCTGCCCAGGGTAAGCCCTGTCAGATAATATACCAGCAGCGCGTTGGCAATGTGGAGGGCAAGATTGACGAGGCGGTAACCGGTGACGTCCAAGCGGTGCACGGTGTAGTTCAGGAGAAACGTCAGCTTGGCCAGGGGGCGGCGGGCGGAAGGTTCTTCGAATAAATTGGTCAACGCCTGCCAGGTAATGTCGGTGACCATGATCTGGGGGTTGTCGACGATAATACCGTCGTCGTCAAACACGAACGGGGCTGACAAGGTGTGGCCATAGATCGCCAGGGCGACCAGAGCCACAATCCCCGCCACGGTCAGCGGGTGATGGAAAAGGGTCGAAGGGGGAGAATGATTATTCATCGGCCTTGTTACCGGATCTGGTCGTGAGCGCTTTCAACTGCTGCCTGGCTTCGGCATGCTCCGGGTGGTCGGCGAGGATTTTACAATACTGGGCAACGGCCTCGTCCGTCAGGTCCTGCCGGGCCAGAGCTGCTGCCAGGGCCATTCGCAATTCGGGAAAATCGGGCCCCAGGGCCAGGGCCTTTTCCAGGTGCGTGCGCGTGTCCTGGTATTTTTCCTGCCGCAGCAGAAAAAGGCCGAGCTCGGCGCGGGCGGCCGGAGCGTCCGGCGCCAGAAAGACCGCCCGGAAAAGGTGAAATACCGCCATTACGGGGTCGCCCAGCCTGTCGCAGGCGATGCCGATATTGATGTTGACTTCCGCCAGGTCGGGCGACAGCTCCAGGGCTTTTTTTAAGTGGGGCAGGGCTTTGCCGGCATCGCCGGCCCCCAGGAAGATGGCGCCCAGATTGTTTTCGGCGGCGGCGTTTTCCGGGTCCAGCTCCAGGGCCCGGCGGCAGTGGCGGATGGCCGGCTCCACCTGACCGGTCTGATAATAGGCCCTGCCCAGGGCGTTATGCGCGTCGGAATCGTTCGGGGAAAGGCGAACGGCGGTTTCTAGCAGCGGCAAGGCTTCCACCGGGTTTCCTTTTTCGGTCGCGATGATACCCAGATTCGTGAACGCGCCGGCGAAACCCGGCTGCAATGCGATGGCCTGCCGGAATTCGTCTTCCGCCGCCTCCATATCTCCGGATTGATAGGAGAGCAGCCCCCGGTTGTAGTGAACCGGCCCTTTTTCGCCATGGGGGAGAACCAGGGCTTTTTCATACTCGGTCCTGGCCTTTTCCACCTCCCCGGCTTCGGCCAGGGCCAGTCCGTAGTCATTCCGGGGGGCGACCAGCCGCGGCGACTTCATGCAGCCGTCGCGCCAGAAAGAGACCCGGTCCTGCCAGGTGATGTTCCGCTGATACGTCCAGTACCCGTTGGCAATAATGAGTCCACCGGCCAGAATGATCGCCACCCCTCTGGATCGCAAGAGCCGGATCAGTAGAGCGGCCGCGGCCATGGCCGGGAAGATTGAGGGAAGATATAGACGGTGTTCGAAAGCCATGGCCAGACCGATCAGCGAAGATTCGACCGCCAGGGTCCCCAGATACCAGAAAACGGCAAACGACAACAGTCGCTGTCGCCGGGCCGTTTTTACGGCCAGGACGACCAGGGCCGCCAGGGCCGCCAGCGCGAGCGCGGTTGTCATCGGGTCGGTGACAGCACGGGAGAGGGGAAAATCATAGTTCAGGGTCAGCCGGTCCGGATGGGGATAGAACAGCAAGGACAGATAGTAGACCAGAACCGACGGCTGGGTCAGCAGGCGCTGTCCGGGGGTGAACGGTTTGCCGTGATAGGTGTCCGCTATCCGCTCCAGGGGGTGGCCGCCCAGGTAGAGACCGGCGAAAAGAACGCACAGCAGGATCGCCAGAAGCGGTCTCCGCCAATGCCGTCGCAGCCAGCCGCTGTCCAGATTCCGGAAAAAAAACCATTCATACAGGAAAATAAATGCCGGCAGGGTGGCGACAATCTGCTTGGACACCAGACCCGCCAGCCCGGCCAGGCAGCAGCCGGAAAGCCACAGGGCGATGACGCCTTTGCCGGCACCCCGCTCCTGGCGGGTTCGGGCCCGGACATAGCAGATCATGGCCAGGAGATAGAACAGGACGGCCAGGGCGTTCATGCGCTGGACAATATAGGTTACGGACTGGGTATGCGCGGGCTGGACCAGCCAGAGCAGGCCGGTCAGAAGGGACGGAAAAAAAGGCTTTCTTCCTGTCAGGCGAAAGGTCTGCCAGGCCAGGCAGAACACCAGCCAGCCGTTCACTACATGGATGAGAAGATTGGTCAGGTGGTAACCGCTTTCCCGATATTGATGCAGGTAGTAATTGGCGGCAAAAGTCATTACCGGCAGAATCCTGTCGGCGGGATTGTGTTTTATCGCATCAGCGATTTGCCCTTTTGTCAGCCGGGTCAGACGGATATGGGGATTCTCGCGGATCAGGGAAAGGTCGTCGCAATAAAACGGCGCCGGCAGCGAATTGCCGTAGATCAGCGCGCCGATGGCGTAAATCATCAGAAAAACGGCCGGAGCCGCTTTCCGGAAAACCATGGCGCTGTCGGAATGACCGGGGGTCATGGGGTGTCTTTCAGGTGATTCATCATCTGTTGAAAGCGGGGCGTGTCGCGGATCGATTCCAGATCCGGATCGGTCCGTAACGCCTCAATGTCATGATATCCTTTTTCCATCGCTTTTTCCAGCTGCCCCAGGGCGTTGTCGGTCTGGTTCTGCCGGGCATACAGGCAGGCCAGATTGAATGACACCGTCGCTGACCCGGGCAGCAGCTTTTCCAGTTTTTCCAGTACCCCGGCGGCTTCGCCGTATGCCTGGCTGCCGGCCAGGACCACCGCCAGCTGGTTGAGCAGGTCCGGAGCCTCGGGAGCGACCGACAAGGCCCGGCGGTAATAGTAGGCGGCCTCGTTCCATTGCCGCTTTTTTTCGCTGATCAGGGCCAGTTTCGCCAGAACAGCGGGATCGTCCGGTGACAGATCCAGGGCCCGGGTCAGCTCCGTCCGGGCCTCGTCCAGGCGGTTGGCGGCCAGCAGCGCCGATCCCAGTTCGGCCCGGGCCCGGGCCAGTTTCGGCGTGGCTTCCGCGGCCCGGGTGAGAAAGGCGACGGCCTCTTCCGGCCGGTTCAGCGTGTTTAAGGCGATGCCGGCGTTTAAATTGGCCTGGGGGTGGAACGGGAACCGGTCGAGTACCCGCTTCAGGTGAAACAGCCCCTGGTGCGGATCTCCTCCATGCTGCAGCAGGGCGCCCAGCATCACTTCGGCGTCGGCGTTATCGGGATCCACCGCCAGGGCCCGGCTGCAGATCTCCATGGCCCGGCCGATGTCTCCGTCTTTCTGGTAACCGGCCCGGGCCAGCAGGGGATAGGCGGGTGTCAGCCAGGGGGACAGCCGGACCGAGGTTTCCAGGTGGGTGACGGCCTCGTCCAGACGATTTGCCGTCAGCAGGGCCCGGCCCAGGTTCATGTGCGCTTCCGCCAGGTTCGGATTGATCTGGACGGCCCGCTGGCCGAAGTCGATGGCCTTTTCGGTGTCGCCCAGGTCATCATACATTCTGGAAATATTATTGTACGCGTCGGCCGTATTGACTTTGGGCGGGGAAAGGGCGATGGACTGCCGGCAGGCGGCAATCCCTTCCTCATTCCGGCGCTGTTTGCCCAGGGCCATGCCCAGGTTGTTGTAAGCGATAAAGCTGGCGGGCGACTTTTGAATGGCGTCCTGCCAGAGACGGACTTCGTCGGCCCAGATCCCGTTCCGCTGCCGGGTCCAGAATCCGCAAACGGCGATCAGCAGAACGATCGTTGTCATGGCCAGCCGACGGGGGGCGATGCGTTGCAGGAGAACGCAGGCCATGGCCATGAACGGAAAAACCGAGGGAAGATAGGTGCGATGTTCGACCAGCATGGCCAGGCCGATGATGGACGATTCCACCGCCAGGGCCCCCAGGAACCACAAGATAGCGAAGGAAAACAGGCGGCTGCGTCTGGCTTTCCGGACGGCGGTGATAACGGTCAGCAGCAGCAGAGCCAGCGCGGGCAGGGTGGTGGCGGGACGGGTCAGGGACGTGGAAACCGTCACCCAGTGATCGACAGTCAATCGTTCCGGCAGGGGCAGCAGCAGCAGGGAAATATAATGGATGATCACCCGGGGCTGGGTCAGCAGGCGCTCCCCCATGGTAAAGGGCTTTTTTTCATAGGTGGCCAGAATAGCCGTAACGGGGTCGCCTTTGAGATAGATGAAGACCAGGACGGTGAGGATGGCCGCCATGGCAAACAGGGTTGTCGCCTGCCTGCGGATGAAGCCGGTTTCAAGATCGCGGATAAAAAACCATTCATAGAGAAAAATCATCAGCGGCAGGGTGATGGCGCTCTCCTTGGAAGCCAGGGCGCATATTCCCGACAGCCCGCTGCCGATCAGCCACGGGGCCGCGGCGGTCCGCCGGCGCCCGGCTTCGGGTGGAACCGTTCTGGCCCGGATGTACATGGCCAGGGCGGCGAGGTAGAACAGGGCGGACAGGGAGGTCATCCGCTGAACAATATAGGTGACCGACTGGGTGTGAACCGGGTTGACCAGCCACAGGGCGGCGGTCAGGAAGGGTGCCGCCGGAATCTCTTTTTTCAGCAAGGCCAGGGTCTGCCGGGTCAGAAGGTAGACCAGCAGCCCATTAATCACATGAATCAGCCAGTTGACCGCATGATAGCCGGCGACCTGATAGCCGTGAAAATAATAATTCAGGGCGAAGGATAACACGGGGATCGGCCGGGTAATGGAACGGCTCCGGATAATATCAGCCAGGGAGGACGGGGACAGGTCCCGTACCCGGATATGGGGATTCTTCGGGATGTTCAGGTTGTCGTCAAAAACAAAGGGGGCCCGGAGGGTATTGCCGTAAACGGCCAGGCACAATAGACCCAGGGCCATAAAAACGACCGGTATCCGCCACCGCTCTTTCCCGGGCGCCAGAGGATCGATGCTCGCGTGCATGCAAGAGGACATTAAGTGTTAAGTGATTAAGTGGTTAAGTGTTAAGTGGCTACGGGGTATACATCGCATAAGTGTCAGGTGAATTCAAGAATCTTCAAAAGCGCCCGGCGGTCGTTATGGATGACGCGGCGCGGGGGCGATGATACGCCGAAATTTATCCTTGACATTTTTTCGCAATTCGGCAACCATAACACATAAACACTGTTCGCGGATACAAATTCAGGTGCTTGATTATGATCGATCACGCTGTACGATGGGGGGGGATGACCCATCCCGGATTCAAGTTTCGTCTAAAGATATTTTTTAGGATTATCCTTCTCCTCCTGGCGGCCTTCCTGCCGTTGCCTGGTATCGCCGGCATGGACGTTATGACCAACCATGAAATGGGTGAGCTGGAAGGCGGCAAAATGTGTGAACTGGCCATCAGCGACCCGAACTACTATTCTTCCACCACCCCTGTTACCGTGGTCCGGTTTGCCAGCGATATCTACCTGGAAGCATACGGAGAAGTCGGTTCGCTTAAAATGGGAGACTACCCCCGCTCGGTGGCCGAACTGGGGGACATGGCCTCCATGGACTCCAACTACACCATGGTTTACGGCCCGCAAGACCGGTCCAATCCGAGGGGCGGGGGGGCTCAGGTAAATGCAAGCTACATGGGGACCGGCGGGGATAATCCCTATATGACCAATACCAACCGGACCGACCGGATTCATGATCGTTACATGGGCACCGGCTCCAGCACCCTCGACCTGGGCACATCCGCCTATCAGCAGTCCGCCAACGCGCCGTGGGATAACTTCGGGTCCTATCTGGCCACCAATTATCCTGAAACTCAATGGGACATCAACTGGGAGGCCATGAAAACCGGGCTTTCCGCCGAATACCCCCTGCGCATTTACGGTCTGGTGTTAAGGGCGGAGTTTGATCACTGGGGCACCTCTCTCCAGCAGTTGCGGCGATTCGTGATCGGCTCCAATAACCTCTATGGCTATGCCTCGGCCCGGCCCCTGGTGAGCAGCGGCTGGCTGAATGCCGAAATGGCCCGGCTCAATAACGCCGTCATGCCGCTGGTGCGCCAGACCTGTTTTCAGGTCCAGCGGGATCCGATCATGGATCAGTACTGGTCCCTGTCCAGTTTTTATTTCAATCCCGACAACACCGGGGCCCATGGCTCCTTCCGCCAGTTCTGGTTTAATACCTGCATGAACGACGTGACCATCACCCCGGGCATTGCCAACCAGGTCGGCCGGTATCAGGATAAAAATCACGGGTTTTTCCTTATGGTCGACATGACCGACAAGCGGTTTTCCGGATGGAATTTAATCGGCGGCGTCAATGAATACCGGGACTGGCCGCCCCTGGAGCAGGATGACTCCCACTATTTTGAAAACGAGTACCGATAAATCATCAAGATTATTGATTCGGGATGAAGGTATGAAAAACAGCATTTATCGCGCAGTCGTGCTGGGGATTCTGCTGATGGCGGTTGGCTTGACGGGCGTCGATCGGGTGGCGGCCATGCAGGCCCTGTCTACTACCGACATGGGCGGGGTCACGGGCATGGCGGGTCTGACCATCTATTTCAAAGATCTGGACGCCACCCTGATCCAGTTGGACGACTACATGCTGGATTTGAGCCCCAGCGACACCACCGACTGCTCGTTCCGGATTCGCGATGATAACAACAGAACGTCCATGCCCCTTCCACCGGCCGGTTTAGACGGTAACAACATTGCCATGTCTTTTTGCGGGAGCCCCACCGACGAGAGCGTGCCGATCAATGTGGACTTTCTGGGGCTTGAAATCGATATCGGCTACGGGCGCTGCGCTGGTGAGACGATACTGGACGCCGACGCCATAACTTTTTCCCTGACCGGATACGGCAGTACCGAAATGTACAACGTCTGGGACCTGGCCCAGTTCGATCCCCCCACAGCCGCTCCGTTTGACGTGTTCGGTCTGACCCTGGGGGAAATCTTCTGGGCGGAAAAATATATCGACCCGGAGAAGCACCTGTTCATGCATATCCTGCTCTCCCCGCTTTCATCTTATGCTGACGCCGGTTTTGTCGATTCCAACGAAGGCGCCTGGCAGGTTCCGATCGGTACCGGCCTGACCAAGGCCCAGATCCGGGACAACACTGGCGTGGGCGGTGAACTGGGCCTGAAACCGGGCGGCGGCACCTTCGGGTTCACGGGATTTAAAAAGTCCACCGGCAGCCCGCAGCGAGCCACGATCAGCAGTGTCATGCTGGCCGGAAAAATTATCGATCAGGGGACAACGGCCGCTGGCCCTTATGCCTCAGCCGATACCGATCAGTATCCCAACTGGAAATCGATTAACCGGAATTATTATTACCAGGACAGCCTCAACAACTGGAATATCATGGGCGAAGCGGTCATCGGGGTCCACCATTACCGTACCTATAACAGAACCAACTATATTGGAAAGTATGCCAGCGGCGCCAATTTTGACATGTCGACCTTTGCCGATAACGTCATCGGCGCCACCAGCCCCACCCGGCCCCTCCGTTTCCAGGTGGCCACGGCCGACGCCGGTTATGACTGCGACGGTGACGGTCTGCGGGATACCTACCTGATCTCTTATATGAACGGCCACTATTCCCGGACGGTTTACTTTCCGGACAGTGCCGTCTCCTCCATGGGGGCGTCGCCATCAACTTCCCCCACCAGCACCGTCCCCCGGAAAAAGGAGTATATCCTCGGCGATATGCGGATCGGTTTTTCTGAGGAAAGGTACCCTTCCCGAGACTGGAGCAACGGCGTTTTTACCACCCTGATCATCAACGGCAGCGAGATCCGCCACGGCGGCTCCTGGGTGGTCAATGACATATCCCTGGAATACAACAAGGTGGTTATCCCCGGGGACCGGAACCTCGTCCAGGAAACATCCGCCGCCAGCGAGGATTACATCATTCCGGACCGGGATTACGGCAACGACGGCACCAACAACGTCAATCAGCTCGTGTTCCTCGGCGACCCCACCTCCTCTGCCCGTACCATGGAGATTGCCAATCCCTGCGACGGTGATGCCGGCGGTAATTATGGCTTGCCGATGAATGAGGGCGATACGGCAGCGGACCTTTCCCGTCCCAGTACCTGGTGGCGATAGGCCCCTTTTCCCATCCGTAAAGTTTCGAGAAGCCGACACTCCCGGTTCCATTTTTTTCGGAGGGGGGACCGAGGTCATCCTGTTTTGTGCTTTTTCCCTCTTCCGATATCTGATATTCTTCCGTCATGATGCGATACCTGTGGACAGGCCTCTGCCTGACGGCGCTGATTGCCGTCGTCTACCTTCAGACCGGTCGGTTTGAGTTCCTCGGGTTTGATGATCCCCAGCTGGTTACGGAAAACAGCCATGTCCGCCGGGGAGTGACCATGGAAAGCGTCAAATGGGCGTTTTTTTCTTCCTGGCGGGAAAATGTCTTCTATTATCCGCTTTCTCTGGTTTCCCATATGGCGGACGTGAGCGGGTTCGGCCTGGATTCCGGCCGTCACCACCTGACCAACGTCGCTGTCCACGCGGCCGCGGTACTGGCCTTGTTCGCGCTGCTGGCGCGGCTCTCGGGGGGGAT
Above is a genomic segment from Thermodesulfobacteriota bacterium containing:
- a CDS encoding tetratricopeptide repeat protein, coding for MNNHSPPSTLFHHPLTVAGIVALVALAIYGHTLSAPFVFDDDGIIVDNPQIMVTDITWQALTNLFEEPSARRPLAKLTFLLNYTVHRLDVTGYRLVNLALHIANALLVYYLTGLTLGRMHQRTQSTPLLACLLWLALPPHIQSVTYIVKRMNLLATMFYLLALICYIQGRIRQNETSGKGKRVLLFSGCALCGLVGLTARETIVTLPIFLFLYEWYFFQNREAAWLKKRFPWLIVIPILCGLLAVVCLGGHPLERIAETYRDKPFTPGQRLLTQPRVVIYFVSLLFYPHPDRLTVDYDFPLSLSLTDPFPTIAALTALAGLIVLAIAAAREHPLPSFAIFWFLGNLAIESSFIGLPLIFEHRTYLPSVFPVMAVVASAAGHLRPARAGAFVLTAAICLCGLWAWQRNGVWLTPIALWQDGVKKAPGNSRACHNLGLALERSGDYPQAIPWFRKSLDLAGRRLKKGSPAIAQINNSLGAALLETGAYQEAITCLRTALQIQTESFAAEGLDTAEIHNNLGVAYLRTGEVDLALSHARQALAMRISGAGADSMEAAESLNNLGLVYERQRDYNRAAACFQEALR
- a CDS encoding tetratricopeptide repeat protein, which gives rise to MTPGHSDSAMVFRKAAPAVFLMIYAIGALIYGNSLPAPFYCDDLSLIRENPHIRLTRLTKGQIADAIKHNPADRILPVMTFAANYYLHQYRESGYHLTNLLIHVVNGWLVFCLAWQTFRLTGRKPFFPSLLTGLLWLVQPAHTQSVTYIVQRMNALAVLFYLLAMICYVRARTRQERGAGKGVIALWLSGCCLAGLAGLVSKQIVATLPAFIFLYEWFFFRNLDSGWLRRHWRRPLLAILLCVLFAGLYLGGHPLERIADTYHGKPFTPGQRLLTQPSVLVYYLSLLFYPHPDRLTLNYDFPLSRAVTDPMTTALALAALAALVVLAVKTARRQRLLSFAVFWYLGTLAVESSLIGLAMAFEHRLYLPSIFPAMAAAALLIRLLRSRGVAIILAGGLIIANGYWTYQRNITWQDRVSFWRDGCMKSPRLVAPRNDYGLALAEAGEVEKARTEYEKALVLPHGEKGPVHYNRGLLSYQSGDMEAAEDEFRQAIALQPGFAGAFTNLGIIATEKGNPVEALPLLETAVRLSPNDSDAHNALGRAYYQTGQVEPAIRHCRRALELDPENAAAENNLGAIFLGAGDAGKALPHLKKALELSPDLAEVNINIGIACDRLGDPVMAVFHLFRAVFLAPDAPAARAELGLFLLRQEKYQDTRTHLEKALALGPDFPELRMALAAALARQDLTDEAVAQYCKILADHPEHAEARQQLKALTTRSGNKADE
- a CDS encoding tetratricopeptide repeat protein encodes the protein MHASIDPLAPGKERWRIPVVFMALGLLCLAVYGNTLRAPFVFDDNLNIPKNPHIRVRDLSPSSLADIIRSRSITRPIPVLSFALNYYFHGYQVAGYHAVNWLIHVINGLLVYLLTRQTLALLKKEIPAAPFLTAALWLVNPVHTQSVTYIVQRMTSLSALFYLAALAMYIRARTVPPEAGRRRTAAAPWLIGSGLSGICALASKESAITLPLMIFLYEWFFIRDLETGFIRRQATTLFAMAAILTVLVFIYLKGDPVTAILATYEKKPFTMGERLLTQPRVIIHYISLLLLPLPERLTVDHWVTVSTSLTRPATTLPALALLLLTVITAVRKARRSRLFSFAILWFLGALAVESSIIGLAMLVEHRTYLPSVFPFMAMACVLLQRIAPRRLAMTTIVLLIAVCGFWTRQRNGIWADEVRLWQDAIQKSPASFIAYNNLGMALGKQRRNEEGIAACRQSIALSPPKVNTADAYNNISRMYDDLGDTEKAIDFGQRAVQINPNLAEAHMNLGRALLTANRLDEAVTHLETSVRLSPWLTPAYPLLARAGYQKDGDIGRAMEICSRALAVDPDNADAEVMLGALLQHGGDPHQGLFHLKRVLDRFPFHPQANLNAGIALNTLNRPEEAVAFLTRAAEATPKLARARAELGSALLAANRLDEARTELTRALDLSPDDPAVLAKLALISEKKRQWNEAAYYYRRALSVAPEAPDLLNQLAVVLAGSQAYGEAAGVLEKLEKLLPGSATVSFNLACLYARQNQTDNALGQLEKAMEKGYHDIEALRTDPDLESIRDTPRFQQMMNHLKDTP